The Rhopalosiphum maidis isolate BTI-1 chromosome 1, ASM367621v3, whole genome shotgun sequence genome has a segment encoding these proteins:
- the LOC113549333 gene encoding alpha-tubulin N-acetyltransferase-like isoform X1 — MEFQFDLSNIARDQIIKIDNTLLPVGYQKEDPELQMIISNILDKMGQASGIAQELKSPITSAEKLMRSDHILYLMTEQTSPGHFVVVGLLKMGWKKLYLFNKKGSRTEAMVYCLLDFYIHETKQRHGYGIKLMDYMLKDNQIQASQLAVDQPTNKLLQFLWKYFNLSKLVNQGNNFVIFEEFFENNASSDKETGSDRSSGYKSQPTFGRHGAARQQDCMANILYGAKPTETQNGNSNENANRVEYQQRENKQHKEEHHVEVQHHVVDEGDGHTSNHTHPKLDLKNFHTQLW; from the exons aTGGAATTCCAATTCGATCTGAGCAATATCGCCCGGGATCAGATCATCAAAATCGACAATACACTATTGCCAGTCGGCTACCAGAAAGAGGACCCAGA attgcaaatgattatttctaatattttggataaaatgGGGCAAGCTTCAGGAATTGCTCAAGAGTTAAAATCTCCAATTACTTCAGCTGAAAAACTGATGCGTTCAGatcatattctatatttaatgaCAGAACAAACTTCACCAGG acATTTTGTTGTCGTTGGTTTGTTGAAAATGGGATGGAAAAAgttgtatttgtttaataaaaaaggttCAAGAACTGAAGCTATGGTCTACTGTTtacttgatttttatattcatgaaACCAAACAACGTCATGGATATGGAATAAAACTTATGGATTACatgttaaaa GATAATCAAATTCAAGCAAGCCAATTAGCTGTTGATCAACCTACAAATAAACTTTTACAATTCTTATGGAAATATTTCAACTTATCTAAATTAGTTAATCAAGgaaacaattttgtaatttttgaagaattcttcgaaaataatg cttCATCTGATAAGGAGACTGGTAGTGATCG atCAAGTGGATATAAAAGTCAACCAACATTTGGACGTCATGGCGCAGCTAGGCAACAAGATTGCATGGcaaat attcTATACGGAGCAAAACCAACAGAGACTCAAAATGGAAATTCAAATGAAAATGCCAATag aGTTGAATATCAACAGCGAGAAAATAAACAGCATAAAGAAGAACATCATGTTGAAGTGCAACATCACGTTGTAGATGAAGGTGATGGACATACATCAAACCACACTCATCCAAAATTAGATCTCAAGAATTTTCATACTCAATTATGGTAA
- the LOC113549333 gene encoding alpha-tubulin N-acetyltransferase-like isoform X2, translated as MEFQFDLSNIARDQIIKIDNTLLPVGYQKEDPELQMIISNILDKMGQASGIAQELKSPITSAEKLMRSDHILYLMTEQTSPGHFVVVGLLKMGWKKLYLFNKKGSRTEAMVYCLLDFYIHETKQRHGYGIKLMDYMLKDNQIQASQLAVDQPTNKLLQFLWKYFNLSKLVNQGNNFVIFEEFFENNASSDKETGSDRSSGYKSQPTFGRHGAARQQDCMANILYGAKPTETQNGNSNENANRVEYQQRENKQHKEEHHVEVQHHVVDEGDGHTSNHTHPKLDLKNFHTQL; from the exons aTGGAATTCCAATTCGATCTGAGCAATATCGCCCGGGATCAGATCATCAAAATCGACAATACACTATTGCCAGTCGGCTACCAGAAAGAGGACCCAGA attgcaaatgattatttctaatattttggataaaatgGGGCAAGCTTCAGGAATTGCTCAAGAGTTAAAATCTCCAATTACTTCAGCTGAAAAACTGATGCGTTCAGatcatattctatatttaatgaCAGAACAAACTTCACCAGG acATTTTGTTGTCGTTGGTTTGTTGAAAATGGGATGGAAAAAgttgtatttgtttaataaaaaaggttCAAGAACTGAAGCTATGGTCTACTGTTtacttgatttttatattcatgaaACCAAACAACGTCATGGATATGGAATAAAACTTATGGATTACatgttaaaa GATAATCAAATTCAAGCAAGCCAATTAGCTGTTGATCAACCTACAAATAAACTTTTACAATTCTTATGGAAATATTTCAACTTATCTAAATTAGTTAATCAAGgaaacaattttgtaatttttgaagaattcttcgaaaataatg cttCATCTGATAAGGAGACTGGTAGTGATCG atCAAGTGGATATAAAAGTCAACCAACATTTGGACGTCATGGCGCAGCTAGGCAACAAGATTGCATGGcaaat attcTATACGGAGCAAAACCAACAGAGACTCAAAATGGAAATTCAAATGAAAATGCCAATag aGTTGAATATCAACAGCGAGAAAATAAACAGCATAAAGAAGAACATCATGTTGAAGTGCAACATCACGTTGTAGATGAAGGTGATGGACATACATCAAACCACACTCATCCAAAATTAGATCTCAAGAATTTTCATACTCAATTATG a
- the LOC113549334 gene encoding phospholipid phosphatase 6, with amino-acid sequence MPQKRNVPAPMKGILDIDSKLTSVICNTVSKFLPVRTFTTYYKGLEYSCHGIIWLACWLTFIWFAWSRSLFQMQVNFLIGLFIDIIAVAIIKAFVRRRRPVGNKNDQWVTIGPDVYSFPSGHVSRAFFILFYFFKLYPLNEFIVLCLCVWAVAVAFSRILLRRHHLLDVIAGSILGYFISLIVSLIWIDQSTAEYVVSYVSDDKLEGGEYHV; translated from the exons atgcctCAAAAACGGAATGTACCGGCGCCGATGAAAGGTATTTTGGACATCGACTCAAAACTTACTTCAGTCATCTGTaatacagtttccaagtttttgcCTGTTCGTACTTTTACCACTTATTACAAAGGATTAGag tattcatGTCATGGAATTATATGGCTCGCCTGTTGGTTGACTTTCATTTGGTTTGCTTGGTCAAGATCTTTATTTCAAATGCAAGTCAACTTTCTTATTG gaTTATTCATTGATATAATTGCGGTCGCCATTATCAAAGCATTTGTTCGTCGCCGTCGACCTGTAGGCAACAAGAATGATCAATGGGTCACAATTGGCCCTGATGTCTACTCTTTTCCGTCAGGACATGTGTCAAGAGcatttttcatattgttttatttttttaaattgtatccgttaaatgaatttatagtaTTGTGTTTATGTGTTTGGGCAGTAGCTGTGGCTTTTAGTCGAATACTTTTAAGACGCCATCATTTATTAGATGTCATAGCTGGCAGTATATtaggatattttatatcattaattgtaTCTTTAATTTGGATCGACCAAAGTACAGCCGAGTATGTGGTTTCATATGTGTCAGATGATAAACTAGAAGGTGGAGAGTATCACGtgtaa